In Calothrix sp. PCC 7507, one DNA window encodes the following:
- a CDS encoding IS1380 family transposase: protein MTPNKTGCIPEQFQFESVKSCPVVVNFNGETVTSDAGVTLIAELDRKREITSRLAGCFKDYREQNRIEHSVSSLIAQRVYGLVMGYEDINDHETLRHDVMFALSVGKSITSGQEPVKMAGKSTLNRLEHCPEDVSNRAESRYHRIEHDAEAIEKLLVEIFLESFQKPPRQIVLDLDVTDDLVHGNQEKSFFNPYYKGYCYAPLYIFCGKHLLASKLRASNVDPAEEALPELQRVIKLIRERWSNVKILVRGDSAYSREDIMSWCESQIGVDYVFGLAQNSRLIQLSQSTKYRAFLEYSQKIETVVEFFETLFTPSDDLKKQATALVDSSVWYCSLDYKTFLSWSRNRRVVSKIEYSNEGVNTRFVVTSLPSKKVPPGRLYTQKYCPRGNIENCFKEQKLELKSDRTSTHTFAGNQLRLWFTSIAYILMNALREKCLAKTELQNAQVGTIRTKLLKLGAIITVSRRRVLIAISNAYPYKEIFATAYNYLSRLKCPG from the coding sequence ATGACCCCCAATAAAACAGGTTGTATACCGGAACAGTTCCAATTTGAATCAGTAAAGTCATGTCCAGTCGTAGTTAATTTCAACGGTGAGACTGTAACATCAGATGCCGGAGTAACTTTAATTGCGGAGCTAGACCGAAAAAGGGAGATAACATCACGGCTAGCAGGATGTTTTAAAGATTACCGAGAACAAAATCGAATTGAACATTCGGTCAGTAGTTTAATTGCACAGAGAGTATATGGTTTAGTAATGGGTTATGAAGACATCAATGACCATGAAACTTTACGTCATGATGTGATGTTTGCGCTCTCCGTTGGAAAATCCATTACTTCGGGACAAGAACCAGTTAAAATGGCCGGAAAAAGTACCTTAAATCGTCTTGAACACTGTCCAGAAGATGTTTCAAATAGAGCCGAGAGTCGATATCATCGAATTGAGCATGATGCAGAAGCAATAGAAAAACTGCTGGTTGAAATATTTTTAGAATCCTTTCAGAAACCACCACGACAAATAGTTTTAGACTTGGATGTTACTGATGACTTAGTACACGGTAATCAAGAAAAATCTTTCTTTAACCCTTACTATAAAGGGTATTGCTATGCTCCCCTATATATTTTCTGTGGGAAACATTTATTAGCCTCAAAACTACGTGCTTCAAATGTAGATCCGGCAGAAGAGGCATTGCCAGAATTACAACGAGTAATTAAACTAATACGTGAACGTTGGAGTAATGTGAAAATTCTTGTGCGTGGAGATAGTGCATATTCGAGAGAAGATATTATGAGTTGGTGCGAATCTCAAATCGGAGTAGATTATGTGTTTGGATTGGCACAAAACAGTCGGCTAATTCAACTGTCTCAATCAACTAAATACCGAGCTTTTCTGGAATACTCGCAAAAAATTGAAACCGTAGTAGAGTTTTTTGAAACCTTATTTACTCCGTCAGATGACTTAAAAAAACAAGCAACAGCATTGGTTGATAGCTCAGTTTGGTATTGTTCTCTCGATTATAAAACTTTCTTAAGTTGGAGCCGTAATCGCCGCGTTGTCTCAAAAATTGAATATAGCAATGAAGGAGTAAATACTCGCTTTGTCGTGACTTCACTCCCTAGTAAAAAAGTACCGCCAGGACGGCTTTATACTCAAAAATATTGTCCACGAGGCAATATAGAGAATTGTTTCAAGGAACAAAAATTAGAATTAAAAAGTGACAGAACTAGTACTCATACATTTGCTGGTAATCAATTACGTCTGTGGTTTACTTCCATAGCTTATATTTTGATGAATGCCCTCCGAGAGAAATGTTTGGCAAAAACCGAACTCCAAAATGCTCAAGTTGGAACTATCCGTACAAAGTTATTGAAATTAGGAGCAATTATTACTGTTAGTCGCCGACGGGTTTTGATTGCAATTAGTAATGCTTACCCCTACAAAGAGATTTTCGCAACAGCTTATAATTATTTATCTCGGCTAAAATGCCCTGGTTAA
- a CDS encoding peptidoglycan-binding protein codes for MSWQEFIEAVAQTDIEFPQLATVCLAQAILESGRGSTNLAKLHHNYHGLKWREEMNGIAKSVYYQTTSEPTGGDNFCKFANSVDAVRGYWNFLERSPYKGWRDHVSSAADFLAFICPIWCPPGYTNTWKTQHGGLVYHEYIMQKLYNEAQELLEQARQTQYQELKQGDRGEAVKLLQRELNEHLDAGLKVDGIFGSMTKQAVIAVEKQFSMTADGIADIDVWKALQTLKPLPKPEGEPGAKKLWIPFAQHPFDISTKWTYEQGYPRGAVVHFTAGRDNPIGTLKYLGELGFPCLMMGRDGVIYQAFPLNKGGSHSGTFHHKYSVGIEIVAAGRCEPETVNGQRKFKAWFHKFPSEYFDESEMRYVERNGSRREGWYHKYTLAQEESLIKLLLWLKSQAPDIFSFDDVKGHDECCDEGGKPGNKNDPGGALSMTMPEFRALLKRKYTELLQVS; via the coding sequence ATGAGTTGGCAAGAATTTATTGAAGCTGTAGCACAAACAGATATTGAATTTCCACAATTGGCAACAGTCTGTCTCGCGCAAGCAATTCTGGAAAGTGGACGAGGGAGTACTAATTTAGCAAAACTACATCATAATTACCACGGGCTGAAATGGCGTGAAGAAATGAACGGCATTGCTAAGTCTGTCTACTATCAGACAACCAGTGAGCCTACCGGTGGAGATAATTTTTGTAAGTTTGCGAATTCAGTAGATGCGGTGCGTGGCTATTGGAATTTTCTTGAGCGATCGCCCTACAAAGGATGGCGTGATCATGTAAGCAGCGCCGCAGATTTTCTGGCCTTCATCTGCCCCATTTGGTGCCCTCCTGGCTATACAAACACATGGAAGACTCAACATGGAGGGTTGGTCTACCATGAGTACATCATGCAAAAGCTATACAATGAAGCCCAGGAACTTCTTGAACAAGCACGTCAAACCCAGTATCAAGAACTCAAGCAAGGAGATAGAGGTGAAGCTGTTAAGCTTTTGCAACGGGAACTTAACGAACATCTAGACGCTGGACTGAAAGTTGATGGTATTTTTGGCTCTATGACTAAACAAGCAGTCATTGCAGTTGAAAAGCAGTTTAGTATGACAGCCGATGGTATTGCTGATATTGATGTCTGGAAAGCACTACAAACACTAAAACCTTTACCAAAACCTGAAGGTGAGCCAGGAGCTAAAAAACTGTGGATACCATTTGCACAACACCCGTTTGATATCTCCACAAAGTGGACTTATGAACAGGGATATCCACGCGGTGCGGTAGTTCACTTCACGGCAGGACGTGATAATCCAATCGGTACTTTAAAATATCTTGGTGAACTGGGTTTCCCATGTCTAATGATGGGTCGTGATGGTGTCATTTACCAAGCCTTTCCGTTAAATAAAGGCGGATCTCACAGTGGAACCTTTCACCACAAATACAGCGTTGGGATTGAGATAGTTGCAGCTGGACGTTGTGAACCTGAGACAGTTAATGGCCAGCGCAAGTTTAAAGCTTGGTTTCATAAATTTCCCAGTGAATATTTCGATGAATCAGAAATGCGCTATGTCGAACGCAATGGTTCTCGACGGGAAGGATGGTATCACAAGTACACCCTGGCTCAGGAAGAATCACTAATTAAACTACTGTTATGGCTCAAGTCACAAGCACCTGACATATTTTCCTTTGATGATGTCAAAGGGCATGATGAATGCTGTGATGAAGGTGGAAAACCTGGAAATAAAAATGATCCTGGTGGTGCTTTATCCATGACTATGCCTGAATTCCGGGCTTTGCTGAAGCGAAAATATACTGAATTATTGCAAGTTTCATAA